The sequence GCCCCCTCCTCCATAACCTTCAACTAAAGCATCGAGGAGAAAAGCATCTGCAGCTCGATATTGTAGAGAAAATTCGTCAAAAGCGAACTTAGGCCCGATTCTGGCGGCTTTGATCCAGGGTTGTCCTGCGGCAAATTGAGCGCATTCCGCTGCAGACTCATCCCCATGAAATTGCCAGAGGGTAATTGGGGCTGTTGACCGAATCTCATCTACCTGAGCTTGGGTCGGGTTTACAAGCAAAGCAACTGCGTCTACCCCGGCAGGTAAACGCTTTATGAGCTGAGCTACCGTTTTTGGAGTGACTGCTCTGGGGCTAGGTGGATAGAAGACAAAACCAACCGCATCTGCACCTGCTAGCACGGCTGCATCGACATCAGCCTCTGTCCGTAAACCACAGGTTTTGACCCTGGTATCGCCAGGAGTGAAATGAAGTAAGCCCATAAATTGAATGATAAGCCCTGAAATAGCTTAATTCTGGAGGAGTTGGCTAGGAAGAAAAGAATTTTGCAGCCATGGGTCTGGGATCTCGAATTTCTCTGGATAAGCAATTTTGGCCAGATAAAGCCCATCGGGGGCGAAGGTCGGTGCCGCCAAACTGCGATTCTTTGCTACCAGGACTTCTTGCATCCACTCAGGCCCTTGCTTGCCGACACCAATCATTAAGAAGCAGCCGATCAAATTGCGCACCATATGATGCAAAAAGGCATTGCCTCGGATCCGGAAATATAGCCAAGGTTGCTCTGAAACGATATCGATCGAATACATCGTTTTGATTGGTGTTTTACTTTGGCATTCAGCAGACCGAAAGGAGCTGAAATCATGTTCTCCAATTAAACACTCTGCCGCTTTTTTCATAGCAGGAATATCAAACCAGGTATCTGGAGGCAACATAAAGAAACCAGCCCGATTTGAAAGTAAAGGGGCTCTGCAAGAACTGGCATGTACTGCATAGATATACGTTCTTTCAAAGGCTGAAAATCGTGCACTGAATTCTTCTGAAACG comes from Polynucleobacter paneuropaeus and encodes:
- the truA gene encoding tRNA pseudouridine(38-40) synthase TruA; the encoded protein is MRIALGLQYEGSQFSGWQTQALPIRSVQAELEKAIESFIGSEGVANNPVRTITAGRTDTGVHALGQVVHFDTSTERTDWSWVRGINAFLPPDIVINWAKPVSEEFSARFSAFERTYIYAVHASSCRAPLLSNRAGFFMLPPDTWFDIPAMKKAAECLIGEHDFSSFRSAECQSKTPIKTMYSIDIVSEQPWLYFRIRGNAFLHHMVRNLIGCFLMIGVGKQGPEWMQEVLVAKNRSLAAPTFAPDGLYLAKIAYPEKFEIPDPWLQNSFLPSQLLQN
- a CDS encoding phosphoribosylanthranilate isomerase; this encodes MGLLHFTPGDTRVKTCGLRTEADVDAAVLAGADAVGFVFYPPSPRAVTPKTVAQLIKRLPAGVDAVALLVNPTQAQVDEIRSTAPITLWQFHGDESAAECAQFAAGQPWIKAARIGPKFAFDEFSLQYRAADAFLLDALVEGYGGGGIPFDWQGIPQTWLSVNGPRVVLSGGLNAHNVGEAIARLHPCAVDISSGVEISKGVKDPALITQFIQAVRAADAKLSSP